The Stigmatella ashevillena genomic sequence TCGCTGCCCAGCCGCTGCTCGACGCTCTGGATGACCTTCATCACCTCGGGCAGCTCGCCCAGCTCGCGCTTGTGGCGCACGGTGATGTTGACCAGCGTCTGGGGCACGGGCTCGAAGATGGAGGCCAGCTCACTGAGCGGCTTGCCCTGGCGGCACATCACCGCCAGGAGCTGCAGCGCCGCCAGCGTCCCGTCCCCTGTCGTGGCGTGGTCCAGGAAGAGCAGGTGTCCACTCTGCTCGCCTCCCAGGTTGTAGCCGTGCTTGCGCATCTCCTCGACGACGTAGCGGTCACCCACGCGGGTGCGCGCCACCTTGACGCCAAAGCGGGCCACCGCGCGCTCCAGGCCGATGTTGCTCATCACCGTGGCCACCAGCGTGTTCTTCTTCAGCTCCTGGCGCGCCACCAACTCGCTGGTGCAGATGGCCATGATGGCATCGCCATCCACCACCTTGCCCTTCTCGTCCACGACGATGAGCCGGTCCGCGTCGCCATCCAGCGCCAGGCCCAGTTGGGCGCCGTGCGCCACCACCGCCTGCGCCAGGTTCTCCGGGTGGAGCGCGCCGCACTTCTCGTTGATGTTCTTGCCGTCTGGGGACACGCCCAGGGTAATGACCTTGGCGCCCAGCTCCTCGAGCACCGCGGGGGCCGTCTTGTAGGCCGCGCCGTTGGCGCAATCCACGACGATGGTCATCCCCTCCAGCGTCAGCTCGCGCGGGAAGGTGGCCTTGAGAAAGACGATGTACCGGCCCCGCGCATCATCCAACCGGAACGCCCGGCCGATGTTGTCCGCCGTGGGACGGATGGTGTCCATGGCCCCCGTGGACAGCAGCTCTTCGATCTTCGCTTCCGTCTCGTCCGGCAGCTTGAAGCCGTCGCGCCAGAAGAACTTGATGCCGTTGTCCTGGTACGGGTTGTGGGAGGCGGAGATGACCGCGCCCGCATCCGCGCGCATGGACGTGGTGAGGTTGGAGATGCCCGGCGTGGGCAGCGGCCCCGTCAGCCACACATCCACCCCCATGGAGGTGATGCCCGCCGAG encodes the following:
- the glmM gene encoding phosphoglucosamine mutase, yielding MAYKVNMSPKEERASQRLFGTDGVRGVANVYPMTAEVAMQLGRALAYLIRNGPHRHRVIIGKDTRLSGYMLEQALSAGITSMGVDVWLTGPLPTPGISNLTTSMRADAGAVISASHNPYQDNGIKFFWRDGFKLPDETEAKIEELLSTGAMDTIRPTADNIGRAFRLDDARGRYIVFLKATFPRELTLEGMTIVVDCANGAAYKTAPAVLEELGAKVITLGVSPDGKNINEKCGALHPENLAQAVVAHGAQLGLALDGDADRLIVVDEKGKVVDGDAIMAICTSELVARQELKKNTLVATVMSNIGLERAVARFGVKVARTRVGDRYVVEEMRKHGYNLGGEQSGHLLFLDHATTGDGTLAALQLLAVMCRQGKPLSELASIFEPVPQTLVNITVRHKRELGELPEVMKVIQSVEQRLGSEGRVLVRFSGTEPKVRILIEGEDGTRNEALAREIAEALSRALN